The DNA region CAGCTCACCGATAAGCTCGTTCTTTATGGGCGATATGTCCATCAACGATAAAGCGCCGTCTATTGCGCTGTCATCGGACCTGCTTATCCTTTTCGGAAACCCCTTTCTTGACAGCAACCCGAGAGCCACTATCTCCCTGACAGTGGCCGGAAAATGGGGATTGAAAGAGTTGAGCTTTTGCGGGAGATAGCCAACCTTATACCACGCCGAAAACTCCGATGGTCCATACCCGAAGAGCGAGACCCCGCCCCTTGAGGGCTCCAAAAATCCAAGGATCATCTTGATCAGAGTCGTCTTGCCTGAGCCGTTCGGGCCAACGATACCGACATAGTCCCCTGTCGTTAATGAAAACGAGACATCTGCCAGTATTTCTGAAGAATTATACCTGAACGATAGGCCCTGGACAGAAATTATTTCTGCTGACATTGGAGACCAACCTTAAGATTTTCGAGGTTCCGTTCCATAAGTGACAGAAAGGTAGCCCCTTTATCCATATCTTCCTTGCTTATATTATGTGCGCCGTGCAGCTGTAAGAGAGTGGCGCCGGTTTCTTTGGAGATAACCTCGGACACCCTCGGTGTTATAAGCTCTTCATAATAAACGTATTGTATTCCGAGTCTTTCTATCTTCCGTTTCAGCTCAATGATCCGTTGCGGGGTAGGCTCTGAATCCGGCGAGCCGTGGTAAGCTGAGAGGTACTTCAGGTTGTATCGCCTGGCAAGGTAGTTGAAGGCAAAATGGCCGCCGTGGATA from Syntrophorhabdaceae bacterium includes:
- a CDS encoding metal ABC transporter ATP-binding protein, producing the protein MSAEIISVQGLSFRYNSSEILADVSFSLTTGDYVGIVGPNGSGKTTLIKMILGFLEPSRGGVSLFGYGPSEFSAWYKVGYLPQKLNSFNPHFPATVREIVALGLLSRKGFPKRISRSDDSAIDGALSLMDISPIKNELIGELSGGQQQRVLIAKALVSEPELLILDEPTTALDPETREKFFSTLQSLNEHKKVTIVIITHDIGTIGKYASRLLYLDNRIIFYGTFDAFCTSSDMTDYFGEHSQHMICHRHDGEPAQG